One genomic region from Mangifera indica cultivar Alphonso chromosome 17, CATAS_Mindica_2.1, whole genome shotgun sequence encodes:
- the LOC123200945 gene encoding uncharacterized protein LOC123200945 yields the protein MVKGKLILICQSGGEFVTKDDGSLSYDGGEANAITINPETAFDDLMLKLAELLNFDHKSLSVKYFLPGNRRTLITLSNDRDLKRMYDFHEEAVTADVFVTGKAGFQREVLTSPVGRGKGVKLAETVPPHTGSQAAATTKAPASRSAAFTDSGEPSDANLSPGSPASSPIRFDISSTPADTVKKRRRAASHKKAAGSENIGKRRKSVSRKKYVRKRGGSAVDDDMDQQQNDDSLADVPIFPSTVANSNLSPEDTVAIWKDGIIGEGQEFSSVHEFRDALHKYAIANRFKYRLKKNEKSRASGTCSVEGCSWKIYAAWVPSEEVFKIKKMNKTHTCGESRKAAQPTRSWLVSIIKDKLRENPHSKAKHITESIRREFGIELKCTQVWRGVLDARERLLGSYKEAYNQLPWFRDKLLEANPGSFVELSTGDDKRFQKLFVSFEASIHGFQNGCRPLLFLDSTPLKSKHREILLTATSVDGNDGAFPVAFAIVDIETDEKWHWFLEQLRSAVSTSQSITFVSDRQKELMKSVLNVFENAHHGYSIIRLLDEFMISLKGPFHGPGKSTLPVNFLAAAQAARLDVFRNSLEQIKRVSSGAYEWLIQIEPEYWTNAVFKGESYHQITYDVAELYVNCIEEAREQPLIRKLESILGKMMELMNNRLLESSRWSTKLTPLKEEKLKEETYRARLLRVLFSSETLFEVHNDSTNVVDTNKHSCSCQEWKVTGLPCRHAIAVFNVTKRDVYDYCSRYLNVDMYHIAYSKSINPVAGLVNPPADGKSKSKANLEDSDVLPPATKSSNQHKRKRNRDGLIERTVTCTKCLGVGHNKVSCKVVNLELLQS from the exons ATGGTGAAGGGGAAGCTTATACTAATCTGCCAGTCTGGTGGAGAATTCGTAACCAAGGATGATGGATCATTGTCATATGATGGAGGGGAGGCAAATGCCATAACCATTAATCCAGAAACAGCTTTTGATGACCTGATGCTAAAATTAGCGGAACTTTTGAACTTTGATCACAAATCTTTGTCCGTCAAGTATTTTCTTCCAGGAAATAGGCGAACACTCATCACTTTATCAAATGACAGAGATTTAAAGAGGATGTATGATTTTCATGAGGAGGCAGTGACTGCAGATGTTTTTGTCACAGGGAAAGCAGGTTTTCAGCGTGAAGTTTTAACCTCTCCTGTTGGCAG GGGAAAAGGTGTAAAACTGGCTGAAACAGTGCCTCCTCATACAGGATCACAAGCTGCTGCAACTACTAAGGCCCCTGCGTCAAGATCTGCAGCCTTTACTGACTCTGGTGAACCTAGTGATGCTAATCTTTCTCCAGGTAGTCCTGCCAGCAGTCCAATTAGATTTGATATCAGTTCTACCCCTGCTGATACTGTTAAGAAGCGAAGGCGTGCTGCCTCCCACAAAAAGGCTGCAGGCTCTGAAAATATtgggaagagaagaaaaagtgTATCTAGGAAAAAGTATGTTCGGAAACGTGGTGGCTCTGCAGTAGATGATGACATGGATCAGCAACAGAATGATGATTCTCTTGCTGATGTTCCTATATTTCCTTCTACTGTTGCTAACTCTAATTTATCACCTGAAGATACGGTGGCAATATGGAAAGATGGTATAATTGGTGAAGGTCAGGAATTCAGTAGTGTGCATGAATTTCGTGATGCATTGCATAAATATGCCATTGCAAATCGTTTCAAGTATAGATTAAAGAAGAATGAGAAAAGTCGTGCTAGTGGAACATGTTCTGTTGAAGGTTGTTCGTGGAAGATTTATGCAGCTTGGGTCCCTTCTGAAGAAGTGTTCAAGataaaaaagatgaataaaacACATACATGTGGAGAATCTAGAAAGGCTGCTCAACCAACCAGGAGTTGGTTGGTGAGTATTATAAAGGACAAGTTACGAGAGAACCCACATAGCAAAGCAAAGCATATTACTGAGAGCATTCGTCGAGAATTTGGGATTGAACTAAAATGTACCCAAGTATGGCGTGGAGTATTAGATGCTAGAGAGCGGCTTCTGGGTTCGTACAAAGAGGCATATAATCAGTTGCCTTGGTTTCGTGATAAGCTTTTGGAAGCAAACCCAGGTAGTTTTGTGGAGCTTTCCACTGGTGATGACAAAAGATTTCAGAAACTCTTTGTATCCTTTGAAGCCTCAATACATGGTTTTCAAAATGGTTGTCGCCCACTTCTTTTCCTGGACTCTACACCTTTAAAATCAAAACATCGTGAGATCTTGTTGACTGCCACTTCAGTTGATGGGAATGATGGCGCTTTTCCAGTTGCATTTGCTATAGTTGATATTGAGACTGATGAGAAGTGGCATTGGTTTCTGGAGCAGTTGAGATCTGCAGTGTCAACTTCACAATCCATAACCTTTGTCAGTGATAGACAGAAGGAGTTAATGAAATCTGTGCTTAATGTATTTGAGAATGCACACCATGGTTATTCTATTATCCGCCTTTTAGATGAGTTCATGATAAGTTTGAAGGGCCCCTTTCATGGACCGGGGAAAAGTACTCTGCCAGTCAATTTTTTGGCTGCTGCCCAAGCAGCCAGACTTGATGTTTTCAGGAATTCCTTGGAGCAAATTAAACGTGTTTCTTCTGGTGCTTATGAGTGGCTCATTCAAATTGAACCAGAGTACTGGACGAATGCAGTTTTCAAGGGTGAGAGCTATCATCAAATTACATATGATGTCGCAGAGTTATATGTTAACTGCATAGAGGAAGCGCGAGAACAGCCCCTCATAAGGAAATTAGAGTCAATTCTGGGTAAGATGATGGAGTTGATGAATAATCGTCTACTTGAATCAAGCAGGTGGTCTACTAAACTTACTCctttaaaagaggaaaaactgaaGGAAGAAACTTACAGAGCACGCTTATTAAGAGTATTGTTCTCATCCGAAACCTTATTTGAGGTCCACAATGACtccacaaatgttgttgatacAAATAAACATAGCTGCAGTTGTCAGGAGTGGAAAGTGACGGGGCTCCCTTGCCGCCATGCTATTGCTGTTTTCAATGTCACAAAAAGGGATGTGTATGATTATTGTTCAAGATACCTCAACgttgatatgtatcatattgcTTACTCCAAGTCGATAAACCCTGTTGCAGGCCTGGTGAACCCTCCGGCAGATGGAAAATCTAAGTCAAAAGCTAACTTGGAGGATTCCGACGTACTTCCTCCGGCAACAAAATCTTCAAACCAACATAAGAGGAAGCGAAACAGAGATGGATTGATAGAAAGAACTGTGACTTGCACCAAGTGCCTGGGAGTGGGGCATAATAAAGTTTCATGCAAGGTGGTTAATTTAGAGCTTCTACAGTCCTAA